One Aquamicrobium sp. genomic region harbors:
- the murJ gene encoding murein biosynthesis integral membrane protein MurJ, which produces MSLVKKFAAVGGATSASRISGFVREALIGAALGAGPVADAFYAAFRFPNLFRRLFAEGAFNTAFIPLFAKELEGSGPEAARRFAEDVLSMLMAALIGLSALAILFMPFMVEWVIAPGFAEDPEKLDTTVLLTRIMFPYLFFMSLVAMLSGILNSMRRYFLAAIVPVLLNLILIGVLVVALSFGFDAKATGLWLAWGVFASGAAQLFFLLRGVRRQGFSMSLRRPALTPDVKRLLVLMGPALLTGGVTQINLLVGQIIASSQEGAISLLNYADRINQLPLGVIGIAIGVVLLPELSRTLKAGNFADAQHLQNRSLEFGLGLTLPAAVGFMLFAGPLVNLLYERGAFTAETTALTAAALSAFATGLPAYVLIKVFSPAYFARLDVKSPMWFSFAAVVVNIVGSLILFPIWGHVGIAAATSISAWLNFALLAGVLWRRGDFRPSPVTLRRVAMIVLASVAMGALVILLDGWMASWLASPSTLVRLVAVFAVIGIAALAYFAIVIATGAIDRDELKAALRRRKRA; this is translated from the coding sequence ATGAGCCTCGTCAAGAAATTCGCCGCCGTCGGCGGCGCGACCTCGGCAAGCCGCATCAGCGGCTTCGTGCGCGAGGCGCTGATCGGCGCCGCCCTCGGCGCCGGGCCGGTGGCCGACGCCTTCTACGCCGCCTTCCGCTTCCCCAACCTCTTCCGGCGCCTGTTCGCGGAAGGGGCGTTCAACACCGCCTTCATCCCGCTCTTCGCCAAGGAGCTGGAAGGCAGCGGCCCGGAGGCGGCGCGCCGCTTCGCCGAGGACGTGCTGTCCATGCTGATGGCGGCGCTGATCGGGCTGTCGGCGCTCGCCATCCTGTTCATGCCGTTCATGGTCGAATGGGTGATCGCGCCGGGCTTCGCCGAGGACCCGGAAAAGCTCGACACCACCGTGCTGCTCACCCGCATCATGTTCCCTTACCTGTTCTTCATGTCGCTGGTGGCGATGCTGTCGGGGATATTGAACTCGATGCGGCGCTATTTCCTCGCCGCCATCGTGCCGGTGCTGCTCAACCTGATCCTGATCGGCGTGCTGGTCGTCGCGCTGTCGTTCGGCTTCGACGCCAAGGCCACCGGCCTGTGGTTGGCCTGGGGCGTGTTCGCCTCCGGCGCGGCCCAGCTCTTCTTCCTGCTGCGCGGCGTGCGCAGGCAAGGCTTTTCGATGTCGCTGCGCCGGCCGGCGCTCACCCCCGACGTGAAGCGGCTCCTGGTGCTGATGGGGCCGGCGCTGCTGACCGGCGGCGTCACCCAGATCAACCTTCTCGTCGGCCAGATCATCGCCTCGTCGCAGGAAGGCGCGATCTCGCTGCTCAACTATGCCGACCGCATCAACCAGCTCCCCCTCGGCGTCATCGGCATCGCCATCGGCGTGGTGCTGCTGCCGGAGCTGTCGCGCACGCTGAAGGCCGGCAATTTCGCCGACGCCCAGCATCTCCAGAACCGCTCGCTGGAATTCGGGCTGGGGCTGACCCTGCCGGCGGCGGTCGGCTTCATGCTGTTCGCCGGCCCGCTTGTCAATCTCCTCTACGAGCGCGGCGCGTTTACCGCCGAGACCACGGCGCTGACGGCGGCGGCCCTTTCCGCCTTCGCCACCGGCCTGCCGGCCTATGTGCTGATCAAGGTGTTCTCGCCGGCCTATTTCGCCCGGCTCGACGTCAAGAGCCCGATGTGGTTCTCCTTCGCCGCAGTCGTCGTCAACATCGTCGGCAGCCTGATCCTGTTCCCGATCTGGGGCCATGTCGGCATCGCCGCCGCCACCTCGATCTCGGCCTGGCTGAACTTCGCGCTGCTCGCCGGCGTGCTGTGGCGGCGCGGCGATTTCCGCCCCTCGCCGGTGACGCTCCGGCGCGTCGCCATGATCGTGCTGGCCAGCGTCGCCATGGGCGCGCTCGTCATCCTTCTCGACGGCTGGATGGCCTCGTGGCTCGCCTCGCCCTCGACGCTGGTGCGCCTCGTCGCGGTCTTTGCCGTCATTGGCATCGCCGCGCTCGCCTATTTCGCCATCGTCATCGCCACCGGCGCCATCGACCGCGATGAGCTGAAAGCCGCGCTCAGGCGGCGCAAACGGGCCTAG
- a CDS encoding HigA family addiction module antitoxin, protein MSKSSTTIEPGEELLHNPHAGEILKEEFLDPLGLSQNALARAIGVPPRRINEIVLGKRAVTADTDLRLARYFRMSEGFFLGLQTSYELMERKRALGDALDKITPRAA, encoded by the coding sequence ATGTCGAAATCGTCGACTACCATTGAGCCGGGCGAGGAGCTTCTTCACAACCCGCATGCCGGGGAAATCCTCAAGGAAGAATTCCTCGATCCGCTGGGCCTCAGCCAGAATGCGCTGGCGCGCGCCATTGGGGTGCCGCCGCGGCGCATCAACGAGATCGTCCTCGGCAAGCGCGCCGTCACCGCCGACACCGACCTTCGGCTCGCGCGCTATTTCCGCATGTCCGAAGGCTTTTTCCTCGGGTTGCAGACAAGCTACGAGCTGATGGAGCGCAAGCGCGCGCTCGGCGATGCGCTCGACAAGATCACGCCGCGCGCGGCGTGA
- the trpS gene encoding tryptophan--tRNA ligase, whose protein sequence is MSSFKPLVFSGVQPTGNLHLGNYLGAIRKFVALQESHDCIYCVVDLHSITAQLVHDDLPGQTRAITAAFLASGIDPKKHIVFNQSRVSQHAELAWIFNCVARIGWMNRMTQFKDKAGKDRENASLGLLAYPSLMAADILVYRATHVPVGDDQKQHLELTRDIAAKFNNDFSQKIGELGLGVEMQAGDETVNGYFPLTEPLIDGPATRVMSLRDGTKKMSKSDPSDLSRINLTDDADAISKKIKKAKTDPEPLPSELGGLKDRPEAENLVGIYAALSETSREQVIAEFGGRQFSVFKPALAELAVEKLAPVAAEMRRISADRAYVDAVLRDGGERASAIAERTMKDVRDIIGLLDD, encoded by the coding sequence ATGAGCAGTTTCAAGCCTCTCGTCTTTTCCGGCGTCCAGCCGACCGGCAACCTGCACCTCGGCAACTATCTCGGCGCGATCCGCAAGTTCGTCGCGCTGCAGGAGAGCCACGACTGCATCTATTGCGTCGTCGACCTGCACTCGATCACGGCGCAGCTCGTCCATGACGACCTGCCGGGCCAGACGCGCGCCATAACCGCCGCCTTCCTCGCCTCCGGCATCGACCCGAAGAAGCACATCGTCTTCAACCAGAGCCGGGTGTCGCAGCATGCCGAGCTCGCCTGGATCTTCAACTGCGTCGCCCGCATCGGCTGGATGAACCGCATGACGCAGTTCAAGGACAAGGCCGGCAAGGACCGCGAGAACGCCTCGCTCGGCCTGCTCGCCTATCCCTCGCTGATGGCCGCCGACATCCTCGTCTACCGCGCCACCCATGTGCCGGTCGGCGACGACCAGAAGCAGCATCTTGAGCTGACGCGCGACATCGCCGCCAAGTTCAACAACGATTTTTCCCAGAAGATCGGCGAGCTCGGCCTCGGCGTCGAGATGCAGGCCGGCGACGAGACGGTCAATGGCTATTTCCCGCTGACCGAACCGCTGATCGACGGCCCGGCCACCCGCGTCATGAGCTTGCGCGACGGCACCAAGAAGATGTCGAAATCCGACCCGTCGGACCTGTCGCGCATCAACCTGACCGACGATGCCGACGCCATCTCGAAGAAGATCAAGAAGGCGAAGACCGATCCCGAGCCGCTGCCGTCCGAGCTTGGCGGCCTGAAGGACCGGCCGGAGGCAGAGAACCTCGTCGGCATCTACGCGGCGCTCAGCGAGACGAGCCGCGAGCAGGTGATCGCCGAATTCGGCGGCCGGCAATTTTCCGTGTTCAAGCCGGCGCTGGCCGAGCTTGCCGTGGAGAAGCTGGCGCCGGTCGCCGCCGAGATGCGGCGCATTTCCGCCGACCGCGCCTATGTCGACGCCGTGCTGCGCGACGGCGGCGAGCGGGCATCCGCCATCGCCGAGCGGACGATGAAGGACGTGCGCGACATCATCGGCCTGCTCGACGACTGA
- a CDS encoding universal stress protein, with amino-acid sequence MVSKRLSREAGHRRKFLAVVDNTPECERAIAYASWRARSTGGAVVLLYVIDTADFQQWLGVEQIMREEANATARAALDGHAARVRDKAGVEPELVVREGSVAQEIHKLIEEDQDIAILVLAAGGAKEGPGPLVASIATGKGTAFPVPVTVVPASLTDEEIETLA; translated from the coding sequence ATGGTATCGAAACGCCTGAGCAGGGAAGCCGGCCACCGGCGCAAGTTCCTCGCCGTGGTCGACAACACGCCCGAATGCGAGCGCGCGATCGCCTATGCATCGTGGCGCGCCCGCTCGACCGGCGGTGCGGTGGTGCTGCTCTACGTCATCGACACCGCCGATTTCCAGCAATGGCTCGGCGTCGAGCAGATCATGCGCGAGGAGGCGAACGCCACCGCCCGCGCCGCGCTCGACGGCCATGCCGCGCGCGTGCGCGACAAGGCGGGGGTCGAGCCGGAGCTGGTGGTGCGCGAAGGATCGGTGGCGCAGGAAATCCACAAGCTGATCGAGGAGGACCAGGACATCGCCATCCTCGTCCTCGCGGCCGGCGGGGCCAAGGAAGGGCCGGGGCCGCTGGTGGCCTCCATCGCCACCGGCAAGGGCACTGCCTTTCCCGTTCCCGTCACCGTGGTTCCGGCCAGCCTGACCGACGAGGAAATCGAGACGCTGGCCTGA
- a CDS encoding NifU family protein, producing MFIQTEATPNPATLKFLPGKVVLDDGTADFREASAAREASPLAGALFEVPGVTGVFFGYDFVTVTKQDGPDWQHLKPAILGAIMEHFMSGLPVMARAGAAAAHAEESEGEEFYDKADEELVLTIKELLDTRVRPAVAQDGGDITFRGYENGTVFLHMKGACAGCPSSTATLKHGIQNLLRHFVPEVEHVEQIS from the coding sequence ATGTTCATCCAGACCGAGGCGACCCCCAACCCCGCGACGCTGAAATTCCTGCCGGGCAAGGTGGTGCTCGACGATGGCACCGCCGATTTCCGCGAGGCGTCCGCCGCGCGCGAGGCTTCGCCGCTGGCCGGGGCCCTGTTCGAGGTGCCGGGCGTGACCGGCGTGTTCTTCGGCTACGATTTCGTCACCGTCACCAAGCAGGACGGCCCCGACTGGCAGCATCTGAAGCCGGCGATCCTCGGCGCGATCATGGAGCATTTCATGTCGGGCCTGCCGGTGATGGCGCGCGCCGGCGCGGCCGCCGCCCATGCCGAGGAGAGCGAGGGCGAGGAGTTCTACGACAAGGCCGACGAGGAACTGGTCCTGACCATCAAGGAGCTGCTCGACACGCGGGTGCGCCCCGCCGTGGCGCAGGACGGCGGCGACATCACCTTCCGCGGCTACGAGAACGGCACGGTCTTCCTGCACATGAAGGGCGCCTGTGCCGGCTGCCCGTCCTCGACCGCGACCCTGAAGCACGGCATCCAGAACCTGCTGCGCCACTTCGTCCCCGAAGTGGAGCATGTCGAGCAGATCTCGTAG
- a CDS encoding L,D-transpeptidase, with protein sequence MKLRQFLIVAALGAVTALAGCTTGGGIFTADYGSKKDAGYQLPAIPIGQVPQKYHRQVVRYKTDEKPGTVIVDTKDKFLYLVMADGKAMRYGIGVGREGFEWNGTSRVALKREWPTWTPPAAMIGRQPELAKWRGGQPGGLSNPLGARAMYLFNKGGDTGYRLHGTPEWSSIGKAMSSGCIRLINQDIIDLYDRVDVGAKVIVK encoded by the coding sequence ATGAAACTGAGACAGTTCCTTATCGTCGCGGCGCTCGGCGCCGTCACCGCCCTTGCCGGCTGCACCACCGGCGGCGGCATTTTCACCGCCGATTACGGCTCGAAGAAGGATGCCGGATACCAGCTTCCGGCGATCCCGATCGGCCAGGTGCCGCAGAAATATCACCGCCAGGTCGTCCGCTACAAGACGGACGAGAAGCCGGGCACGGTGATCGTCGACACCAAGGACAAGTTCCTCTACCTCGTCATGGCCGACGGCAAGGCGATGCGCTACGGCATCGGCGTCGGCCGCGAAGGCTTCGAGTGGAACGGCACCTCGCGCGTCGCGCTGAAGCGCGAATGGCCGACCTGGACGCCGCCGGCGGCGATGATCGGCCGCCAGCCCGAGCTGGCGAAGTGGCGCGGCGGCCAGCCGGGCGGCCTTTCCAACCCGCTCGGCGCGCGCGCCATGTACCTGTTCAACAAGGGCGGCGACACCGGCTACCGGCTGCACGGCACGCCGGAGTGGAGCTCCATCGGCAAGGCGATGTCCTCGGGCTGCATCCGCCTGATCAACCAGGACATCATCGACCTCTACGACCGCGTCGACGTCGGCGCCAAGGTCATCGTCAAATAG
- the cueR gene encoding Cu(I)-responsive transcriptional regulator translates to MNVSEAAHRSGLPAKTIRYYEDVGLVSPGRAANGYRDYSDDDVHSLAFLRRARGLGFSIEECRQLMALYRDKSRASHDVREIASAHVAAIDDKIAELQSMRRTLDTLVRACHGDSRPDCPILEDMAGGELAGARKADGAKGACC, encoded by the coding sequence ATGAATGTTTCCGAGGCCGCCCACCGGTCCGGCCTGCCGGCCAAGACCATCCGCTACTACGAGGATGTCGGGCTGGTCAGCCCCGGCCGCGCCGCCAACGGCTATCGCGATTATTCCGACGACGACGTCCACAGCCTCGCCTTCCTGAGGCGCGCCCGCGGCCTCGGCTTCTCGATCGAGGAGTGCCGGCAACTGATGGCGCTCTACCGCGACAAGAGCCGCGCCAGCCATGACGTGCGCGAGATCGCGTCGGCGCATGTCGCGGCCATCGACGACAAGATCGCCGAGCTGCAATCCATGCGCCGCACGCTCGACACGCTGGTGCGCGCCTGCCATGGCGACAGCCGGCCCGACTGCCCGATCCTTGAGGACATGGCCGGCGGCGAACTGGCGGGTGCGCGCAAGGCGGATGGCGCGAAGGGCGCCTGCTGCTGA
- a CDS encoding MmcB family DNA repair protein: MPIVSPIPFNPLVDGRQSQAAMLVRRGVQRLLIELGAVAIPELPLASGRRADLMALTRKGDIWIVEIKSSVEDFRTDRKWPEYRQFCDRLFFATHPDVPAAIFPAEAGFILSDGYGAEILRDAPEHRLAPATRKALTLRAARAGAARLTAAEMAGVSIPALEGEGE, from the coding sequence ATGCCCATCGTCTCGCCGATTCCCTTCAACCCGCTCGTCGACGGCCGCCAGTCGCAGGCCGCGATGCTGGTGCGCCGCGGCGTCCAGCGCCTGTTGATCGAGCTGGGCGCGGTCGCCATCCCCGAGCTGCCGCTGGCGAGCGGCCGCCGCGCCGACCTGATGGCGCTGACGCGCAAGGGCGACATCTGGATCGTCGAGATCAAGTCGTCGGTCGAGGATTTCCGCACCGACCGCAAATGGCCGGAATACCGCCAGTTCTGCGACCGCCTGTTCTTCGCCACCCACCCGGACGTGCCGGCGGCGATCTTCCCGGCCGAGGCCGGCTTCATCCTCTCGGACGGCTACGGCGCGGAGATCCTGCGCGACGCGCCCGAGCACCGGCTCGCGCCCGCCACGCGCAAGGCGCTGACGCTGCGCGCCGCCCGCGCCGGCGCGGCGCGGCTGACGGCGGCGGAAATGGCGGGCGTGTCGATTCCCGCGCTCGAAGGGGAGGGAGAATAG
- a CDS encoding ABC transporter ATP-binding protein — MADPAGRIGLELSGVDAFYGEVQALRGLSLSLGRDEVLCLLGRNGAGKTTTLKAIMGLVTVKAGTIAKDGTALTRLPAHEIPKTGIGYVPQGRRLFAELTVAENIEIGLMTRGKGEATRAAVLDLFPALRERLSQRSGTLSGGEQQMLAMARALCLEPDILLLDEPTEGLMPSMIERIREAVAGLRARGVSVILVEQRVEAALSLADRVAFIENGRNRETVTAAEVRADPERLRRYVGVG; from the coding sequence ATGGCTGACCCGGCGGGCAGGATCGGGCTCGAACTTTCCGGCGTCGACGCCTTCTACGGCGAGGTGCAGGCCCTGCGCGGCCTGTCGCTCAGCCTCGGGCGCGACGAGGTGCTGTGCCTGCTCGGGCGCAACGGCGCGGGCAAGACGACGACGCTGAAGGCAATCATGGGGCTGGTCACCGTCAAGGCCGGCACGATCGCCAAGGACGGCACCGCGCTGACGCGCCTGCCCGCCCACGAGATCCCCAAGACCGGCATCGGCTACGTGCCGCAGGGAAGGCGGCTGTTCGCCGAGCTGACGGTGGCGGAAAACATCGAGATCGGCCTGATGACACGCGGCAAGGGCGAGGCAACGCGGGCCGCCGTGCTCGACCTCTTCCCCGCCTTGCGCGAGCGGCTGTCGCAGCGTTCCGGCACGCTGTCGGGCGGCGAGCAGCAGATGCTGGCCATGGCGCGGGCGCTGTGCCTCGAACCCGACATCCTCCTCCTCGACGAGCCGACCGAAGGGCTGATGCCGTCGATGATCGAGCGCATCCGCGAGGCGGTCGCCGGCTTGAGGGCCAGGGGCGTCTCCGTCATCCTCGTCGAGCAGCGGGTGGAGGCGGCGCTGTCGCTTGCCGACCGCGTCGCCTTCATCGAGAACGGCCGCAACCGCGAGACGGTGACGGCGGCCGAGGTGCGCGCCGACCCCGAAAGGCTGCGCCGCTATGTCGGGGTGGGCTGA
- a CDS encoding ABC transporter ATP-binding protein translates to MAALIETPLIETRALSRAFGGLKAVDAVDFRLEKGEIRAIIGPNGAGKTTLVGLICGRIAPSSGAILFEGRDITRLPAHARVMAGIAYTFQITSIFPKLTVYDNVALPVQRRLLAEGGVGKRALDAGVAEALEKVGLSGRAASPAGGLAYGHQRLLEIAMGLALKPRLLILDEPTQGLSDGEIEGFVALVREIAREATVLLIEHNMQVVMELAGKITVMNAGRILAEGTPDAIRADRAVQDAYLGSGGNG, encoded by the coding sequence ATGGCTGCCCTGATCGAGACCCCCTTGATCGAGACGAGGGCACTGTCGCGCGCTTTCGGCGGGCTGAAGGCGGTCGACGCCGTCGATTTCCGGCTGGAGAAAGGCGAAATCCGCGCCATCATCGGCCCGAACGGGGCGGGCAAGACCACGCTGGTCGGGCTGATCTGCGGCCGCATCGCCCCCTCCTCCGGCGCCATCCTGTTCGAGGGGCGCGACATCACCCGCCTGCCGGCGCACGCCCGCGTCATGGCCGGCATCGCCTATACGTTCCAGATCACCTCGATCTTCCCGAAGCTGACCGTCTACGACAATGTCGCGCTGCCGGTGCAACGCCGGCTGCTGGCCGAAGGCGGCGTCGGCAAGCGCGCGCTCGATGCCGGCGTCGCCGAGGCGCTGGAGAAGGTCGGGCTCAGTGGCCGCGCCGCCTCGCCGGCCGGCGGCCTCGCCTACGGCCATCAAAGGCTGCTCGAGATTGCCATGGGGCTGGCGCTGAAACCGCGCCTCCTGATCCTCGACGAGCCGACCCAGGGGCTGTCCGACGGCGAGATAGAGGGCTTCGTCGCGCTGGTCCGCGAGATCGCGCGCGAGGCGACCGTGCTCCTGATCGAGCACAACATGCAGGTGGTGATGGAGCTGGCGGGAAAGATCACGGTGATGAATGCCGGCCGCATTCTCGCCGAAGGCACGCCGGACGCGATCCGCGCCGACCGCGCGGTGCAGGACGCCTATCTGGGGAGCGGCGGCAATGGCTGA
- a CDS encoding branched-chain amino acid ABC transporter permease has translation MNGTASARVWLLHLAFIAALVAAGFLLPDYHRGVFSRILVLAVFAMGYNLLLGYCGLLSLGHAMFFAAGLYGAGLPLYHLGWGVPASFLAGVAAGGGLAFVVGALALRTVGVAFMIVTMMFAQVVYLTTLYFTTWTRGEEGLVLPPAARRVGFGDTVLSLSDPTSRYAIALTLFSIVLLAMLRLVRSPFGRTLAGIRENEERMRMLGYDTFRAKLSAVVVSGLACAAAGAAYGLLFGYVGSGFASIQYSILPLLWVLVGGAATTLGPLLGTAFMFYVIDYASGLTTAWLVLVGAALIFVVLFFPKGILGTVRERWLKWLP, from the coding sequence ATGAACGGGACGGCCTCCGCCCGTGTCTGGCTGCTGCATCTCGCCTTCATCGCCGCGCTGGTGGCGGCCGGCTTCCTGCTGCCCGACTATCATCGCGGCGTGTTCTCGCGCATCCTCGTGCTCGCGGTCTTCGCCATGGGCTACAATTTGCTGCTCGGCTATTGCGGGCTATTGAGCCTCGGCCACGCCATGTTCTTCGCCGCCGGCCTCTACGGCGCGGGGCTGCCGCTCTACCATCTCGGCTGGGGCGTGCCGGCGTCCTTCCTTGCCGGCGTGGCGGCGGGCGGGGGGCTGGCGTTTGTCGTCGGCGCGCTGGCGCTGCGCACGGTCGGCGTCGCCTTCATGATCGTGACCATGATGTTCGCGCAGGTGGTTTATCTGACCACGCTCTATTTCACGACGTGGACGCGCGGCGAGGAAGGGCTGGTGCTGCCGCCGGCCGCGCGCCGCGTCGGGTTCGGCGATACCGTGCTAAGCCTGTCGGACCCGACGAGCCGTTACGCCATCGCGCTTACCCTGTTCTCCATCGTCCTTCTCGCCATGCTGCGGCTGGTGCGCTCGCCCTTCGGGCGCACGCTCGCCGGCATCCGCGAGAACGAGGAGCGCATGCGCATGCTGGGCTACGACACGTTCCGCGCCAAGCTTTCCGCGGTCGTCGTCTCGGGGCTGGCCTGCGCCGCGGCGGGGGCGGCCTACGGGCTGCTGTTCGGCTATGTCGGCTCGGGCTTCGCCTCGATCCAGTATTCGATCCTGCCGCTCTTATGGGTGCTGGTCGGCGGGGCCGCGACCACGCTCGGGCCGCTTCTCGGCACGGCGTTCATGTTCTACGTCATCGACTACGCCTCGGGGCTGACCACGGCCTGGCTGGTGCTGGTCGGCGCGGCGCTGATCTTCGTCGTGCTGTTCTTCCCCAAGGGCATTCTCGGCACGGTGCGGGAAAGGTGGCTGAAATGGCTGCCCTGA
- a CDS encoding branched-chain amino acid ABC transporter permease, which translates to MGFGPLLLLASLEGLVTAATLALMALGLSLVFGVMRVVNVAHGEFFMLGAVVAWAVSTAFAGHPAIGFTAALLVAPLVVGAVAFLAERLVLKRLNYDPEATIVATIGLLYIVQQLALTFYGADARPVQPPFNPRIQLPWFGYSGYKLGVIAAAGVLLAGVWFVLARTRAGLVMRATQYDAETAQAFGIPVGRVYAGVFALGAMLAAVAAVLVVPVSQAHYLMGRDPLLLSFVVVIIGGLGSLRGTVVAALLIGLSDGIISTLFFSPTLAKILATLLVALVLVFRPQGLFGTAAR; encoded by the coding sequence ATGGGTTTCGGGCCGCTCCTTCTCCTCGCCTCGCTCGAGGGCCTCGTCACCGCCGCGACGCTGGCGCTGATGGCGCTCGGCCTGTCGCTGGTGTTCGGCGTCATGCGGGTGGTCAACGTCGCGCATGGCGAGTTCTTCATGCTCGGCGCGGTGGTGGCATGGGCGGTCTCGACCGCCTTCGCCGGCCATCCGGCCATCGGCTTCACCGCCGCGCTCCTCGTCGCGCCGCTCGTCGTCGGCGCGGTCGCCTTCCTTGCCGAGCGGCTGGTGCTGAAGCGGCTGAACTACGATCCCGAAGCGACCATCGTCGCCACCATCGGCCTGCTCTACATCGTCCAGCAGCTGGCGCTGACCTTCTACGGCGCGGATGCGCGGCCAGTCCAGCCGCCGTTCAACCCGCGCATCCAGCTGCCGTGGTTCGGCTATTCCGGCTACAAGCTTGGCGTCATCGCGGCCGCCGGCGTGCTCCTCGCCGGGGTCTGGTTCGTGCTGGCGCGCACGAGGGCAGGCCTCGTCATGCGCGCGACGCAATACGACGCCGAGACGGCGCAGGCCTTCGGCATCCCGGTCGGGCGCGTCTATGCCGGCGTCTTCGCGCTCGGCGCGATGCTGGCGGCGGTGGCGGCGGTGCTCGTCGTGCCGGTCAGCCAGGCGCACTACCTGATGGGCCGCGACCCGCTGCTGCTCTCCTTCGTCGTCGTCATCATCGGCGGGCTCGGTTCCCTGCGCGGCACCGTGGTGGCGGCGCTGCTGATTGGCCTCTCCGACGGCATCATCTCGACCCTTTTCTTCTCGCCGACGCTGGCCAAGATCCTCGCGACGCTGCTCGTCGCGCTGGTGCTCGTCTTCCGCCCGCAGGGCCTGTTCGGGACGGCGGCGCGATGA
- a CDS encoding ABC transporter substrate-binding protein: protein MTDARKPSSFLTSSVSRRSALKGLGATAALTAAPGFVRYAQTQSSAPIRIGFQAHRTGIGASYGRWYERTTAAAVKAINAAGGINGRPVEIVTEDDGTDPARGAEVVEKFASQHKVDLVYGTLFSHVVTGSAPAAGELKIPYYVVSEGYHVASGKLNRWVIQPGITDVRAQCRSVAPWISQNVGKKITMIYPDYAFGHDHRDFFAPAAAEQGAEVIAQIAIPPTETSFTRYFPQIPAGTDVIYHVMVGPAVLTFVKELGEFYGGRGPKLFGFIDSLEAVDMKSPGLDFLEGSHFWEGMPRYLQADASEAERAYRDAVGLDENGAAANDPRDVSTNAHMFGCWETLYIIKRSMEAAGYRGIEDRQKLIEATEAITELEEGVEHPQGPKRFDGKIHQVFGVQNISVVENGKLNVVHKTAIEDGLYEPEADYTTQSF, encoded by the coding sequence ATGACCGACGCGCGCAAGCCTTCGAGTTTCCTCACCTCATCCGTCTCGCGGCGCAGCGCGCTGAAAGGCCTCGGCGCAACGGCCGCGCTGACGGCCGCGCCGGGCTTCGTGCGCTATGCGCAGACGCAGTCCTCGGCGCCGATCCGCATCGGCTTCCAGGCCCACCGCACCGGCATCGGCGCCTCCTACGGCCGCTGGTACGAGCGCACCACGGCCGCTGCCGTCAAGGCGATCAACGCGGCCGGCGGCATCAACGGCCGCCCGGTCGAGATCGTCACCGAGGACGACGGCACCGACCCCGCACGCGGCGCGGAAGTGGTCGAGAAGTTCGCCAGCCAGCACAAGGTCGATCTCGTCTACGGCACGCTGTTCTCCCACGTCGTCACCGGCTCGGCCCCGGCGGCGGGCGAATTGAAGATCCCCTATTACGTCGTCTCCGAAGGCTACCACGTCGCCTCGGGCAAGCTGAACCGCTGGGTCATCCAGCCCGGCATCACCGACGTGCGCGCGCAGTGCCGCTCGGTCGCGCCGTGGATCTCGCAGAATGTCGGCAAGAAGATCACCATGATCTATCCCGACTACGCCTTCGGCCACGACCATCGCGACTTCTTCGCCCCGGCGGCCGCGGAGCAGGGCGCGGAGGTGATCGCCCAGATCGCCATCCCGCCGACGGAGACCTCGTTCACCCGCTATTTCCCGCAGATTCCGGCTGGAACGGACGTGATCTATCACGTCATGGTCGGCCCGGCGGTCCTGACCTTCGTCAAGGAGCTGGGCGAGTTCTACGGCGGGCGCGGGCCGAAGCTGTTCGGCTTCATCGACTCGCTGGAGGCGGTCGACATGAAGAGCCCCGGCCTCGACTTCCTCGAAGGCTCGCATTTCTGGGAAGGCATGCCGCGCTACCTCCAGGCGGACGCCTCGGAAGCCGAGCGCGCCTATCGCGACGCCGTCGGGCTCGACGAGAACGGCGCGGCCGCCAACGACCCGCGCGACGTCTCGACCAACGCCCACATGTTCGGCTGCTGGGAGACGCTCTACATCATCAAGCGGTCGATGGAGGCCGCCGGCTATCGGGGTATCGAGGACCGTCAGAAGCTGATCGAGGCGACCGAGGCCATCACCGAGTTGGAGGAAGGCGTCGAGCACCCGCAGGGGCCGAAGCGGTTCGACGGCAAGATCCATCAGGTCTTCGGCGTCCAGAACATCTCCGTGGTCGAGAACGGCAAGCTCAACGTCGTCCACAAGACCGCGATCGAGGACGGCCTCTACGAGCCGGAAGCCGATTACACGACGCAATCCTTCTGA